The Candidatus Eremiobacterota bacterium genomic sequence CCTCGTCCGCGTTGCCGCGCGCTTGCGCCACGAACTGGGCGTCCTTCACCGGAAACCGCACCGCGCCGCGCCCCTGGACGCTGATTCCCGTCGTCGCGGAGGGCGCGCCGGGGCCGTTCCGCGGCACGTTGACCTGCGCGCTCGCGGCGAGCGGCAGCAGCACGAGCCCGAGAACGGCGATTCGCTTCAGCATGGCCATACGTGTTCGTCGCGGGCCCCGGCGTTCCGGTTCATCGCGGGCGCTATTCGAGCTGCGACTCCGCGAGGTCGAGATCCCATTGCAGCTGGCGGAAGAGATCGTCGGTGAGCGCGCCGGCGCGGCGCAGCTCCTGCAGGGCGCGCTGTTGCGCCTCGAACGCCTCGCGGCGCAGCCGGGCTTCGATCGCGTGCTGCTGCGCGTCGTCGTCCGGCTCGGCGCCGTCGGCGTGGGCGGTGAAGTGCGCCGCTTGCAGCTCGTAGTGCGCGTGCAGGCGTCCGGCGATCTCCCACTCCGCCGGCGAGGCGAACGAAGGCTCCAGGCTGCGCAGGTGCGCGCGGACCGCGTCGGCGAGCTGGACGCGCGCGGCCGCGAGCGTTTTTCCTTCATCGTCGGCGCCGTGCACGCCGAGCCGGCGAATGATCCACGGCAGCGCGAGCCCTTCGCCGACCAGCGTCACCACGATGACGACGAAGGTCACGAACAGGATCAGGTTGCGCTGCGGAAACGGCACGCCGGGCGCGATCGTCTGCGGCAGCGCGAGCGCGGCGGCGAGCGAGACGATCCCGCGCATCCCCGCCAAGCTGAGCACGAGCACCGACTGCCACGGCGGATCGGGACCTTCGCGCTCGCGAATCTTCGGCCACAGCTTGCGCCGGCCGTACGCCGCCGGAAACATCCACGCCACCCGCACCACGATGACGAGCAGCGCGATCGCAAGCGCCCAGCCGATCACCGTCGCGAGCGAGTACGGTTGGAGCGTGCGGACGATGCTGCGCAGCTGCAGTCCGATCAGCACGAACGCGGCGCCGTTGAAGACGAAGAACAGCAGGTTCCACGTGTACGCCGCGGCCAGCCGGGCGTCGGCGTCGAAGATCTGCGTCGACTTGCGGCTCAGGTAGATGCCGCCGGCCATCGCGGCGAGCACGCCGGAGGCGCCGATCGCGTCGGCCGGCACGTACAGCGCGAACGGCGTGACGAGCGAGATCGAGACCGAGATCAGCTCGTCGCCGAGCCCGGCCTTGCGAATCGCGACCGAGACCTTCGCGATCAGCCACGCGATCGCGAGCCCGACCGCGACGCCCACGATCACGACGTAGGCGAACTGCAGCGCGGCGGCGAGCAGCGAGAACGCGCCGGTCGCGACCGCGATCACCGCGAAGCGGTAGATCACCAGGCCCGTCGCGTCGTTGACCAGGCTCTCGCCGCTGATGATCGTCATCAGCGTGCGCGGCAGCGAGACCTCTTCGGCGATCGCGTCGGTCGCGACGGCGTCGGTCGGCGAGAGGATCGCGCCGAGCACGAAGCCGAGCGCGAGCGGGAAGCCCATCAGCCAGTGCGCGGCGTACGCGACGATCAGCGAGGTGAACGCGACCAGCCCGATCGCCAGCATGAAGATCGGCTGGTAGAAGCGTTTGAACCAGTGGTAGTCGGTCGTCCAGCCGTCGCCGAAGATCAGCGCCGGCAGAAACAGCAGAAAGACGAGGTCGGGGCGCAGCTCGATGGTCGGCACGCCGGGAATCAGCGCCAACACGATCCCGCCGGCGACGAAGACGACCGGATACGGGACGTGCAGCCGCTTCGCCAGCAGCGCGAGCGCGACGATCGCGGCCAGGATCGAGACCAGCAGCACGCCGCTCACGTCTCGCGCACCTGCGGCTGCGTGAGCGCGACGAACAGCACGACGAGCGTCGCGACGACTCCGGCGAGCACGAGCGTCCAGCGCAGCTCGAGCAGCGTCGCCAGCGATCCCACCAGCAGCGAGCCGAGCGGAACCAGGCCGAGCAGAATCATCGAGTAGACCGAGACCGCGCGCCCGCGCATCTCGTCGGGCGCGAGCGTCTGCAGCATGATGTTCGAGGAGCCGATGAAGCTCATCGTTCCAAGCCCCGTCGCGGTGAGGATCACCGCCGCGAGCCCGAAGTGCGAGGTCAGCCCGAGCGCCGCGACGCCGAGCGAGGCGCAGACGGCCGACACGAGCCAGATCGTTCCGCGCCGCGAGCCTCCCGTCGCCGCGGTGAAGAACGCGCCCGCGATCGCGCCGACTCCGCCGGCCGCCATCAGCAAGCCGAGCCCTTTCGCACCGGTGTGCACGACGTGCACGGCGTAGGCCGGCAGCAGAAAGTTGTACGGCCGCACCGTCAGCGAGGTGACGACGAGCAACAGCACGACCCAGCGCAGCACCGGGTGTCCGATCAGGAACCGCACGCCTTCCAGAACCGCGGCGAACACGTTTCCGCGGCGCTTGCTCGAGGGCGGTGCCGGCTTCATGAAAGCCAACGCGACGACGACCGCCAGCGTGGTGACCGCGTTGACCAAGAAGCACGGCGCGACCCCGATCGCCGCGATCAGCAGTCCGGCGAGCGGCGGGCCGACGACGCTCGGCGCGTTGAACGCCACCGAGTTCAAGCCGATCGCGCCGCCGACGTACTCGCGCGGCACCATCAGCGGAACCCAGCTCTGCCGGGCCGGAGCGTCGAACGACTGCGTCGCGGCCTGCAAGCCGCTGGTGATCATCAGCGTCCACAGCGGCGCGTGGTTCGTCGCGACCAGCCCGAAGAGCACGAACGAGAGCGCCGAGGTCGTGCCGTTGGTGATGAAGAGCACGAGCCGGCGCGGGTAGCGGTCGGCGACGACGCCGGCGAACGGCGAGAGCACCAAGACCGGGACGGCGCGCGCCGCGCCGATCAAGCCGATGTCGAGCGCACCGAGCCGCGCGTTCGGCGCCATCGCAGCGACGTAGAAGCCCAGCGCGGTGAACTGCATCCACGTCCCGAGGTTCGAGATGAGCAGCCCGGTCCACAGCAGGCTGAAATCTTTGAAACGGAACGGTCCGAGAAAGCCGGGGCGGCGATCGGGGATCCGTGGTTCGGCGATCACCCTCCGGCGGCGCGGACGGCGGTGACGACGATCTCGGCGCTGCCTTCGACGCCGAAGCGCGAGGTGT encodes the following:
- a CDS encoding Na+/H+ antiporter; its protein translation is MSGVLLVSILAAIVALALLAKRLHVPYPVVFVAGGIVLALIPGVPTIELRPDLVFLLFLPALIFGDGWTTDYHWFKRFYQPIFMLAIGLVAFTSLIVAYAAHWLMGFPLALGFVLGAILSPTDAVATDAIAEEVSLPRTLMTIISGESLVNDATGLVIYRFAVIAVATGAFSLLAAALQFAYVVIVGVAVGLAIAWLIAKVSVAIRKAGLGDELISVSISLVTPFALYVPADAIGASGVLAAMAGGIYLSRKSTQIFDADARLAAAYTWNLLFFVFNGAAFVLIGLQLRSIVRTLQPYSLATVIGWALAIALLVIVVRVAWMFPAAYGRRKLWPKIREREGPDPPWQSVLVLSLAGMRGIVSLAAALALPQTIAPGVPFPQRNLILFVTFVVIVVTLVGEGLALPWIIRRLGVHGADDEGKTLAAARVQLADAVRAHLRSLEPSFASPAEWEIAGRLHAHYELQAAHFTAHADGAEPDDDAQQHAIEARLRREAFEAQQRALQELRRAGALTDDLFRQLQWDLDLAESQLE
- a CDS encoding MFS transporter — its product is MIAEPRIPDRRPGFLGPFRFKDFSLLWTGLLISNLGTWMQFTALGFYVAAMAPNARLGALDIGLIGAARAVPVLVLSPFAGVVADRYPRRLVLFITNGTTSALSFVLFGLVATNHAPLWTLMITSGLQAATQSFDAPARQSWVPLMVPREYVGGAIGLNSVAFNAPSVVGPPLAGLLIAAIGVAPCFLVNAVTTLAVVVALAFMKPAPPSSKRRGNVFAAVLEGVRFLIGHPVLRWVVLLLVVTSLTVRPYNFLLPAYAVHVVHTGAKGLGLLMAAGGVGAIAGAFFTAATGGSRRGTIWLVSAVCASLGVAALGLTSHFGLAAVILTATGLGTMSFIGSSNIMLQTLAPDEMRGRAVSVYSMILLGLVPLGSLLVGSLATLLELRWTLVLAGVVATLVVLFVALTQPQVRET